The sequence below is a genomic window from Panthera uncia isolate 11264 unplaced genomic scaffold, Puncia_PCG_1.0 HiC_scaffold_719, whole genome shotgun sequence.
AAAATCATTCTAAAGTCCCTCTAGTGCCCTGGCCCCTGTGCCCTGGCTTCCAACACTGGACAACCAACCCTGCAGGAATAAACCCCAGATGCCGAGACCCTGACTCCCCCGACCCTCCCAACATACCTGGTACCTGATTCATCCTCTCTTGGACTCCACCCCCGTCCCAgccaggctgcccccccccccgctgtctCCCGCCCCCCCTCCCAGTAAGGCGCCCCACCTGACTctgcctccagccccctcccctctgcagtcACCACAGGCAACTATGGAAAGTGGTCTTAAGCCCCTGCTTACTCCCCCAGGGACTCCAGACCCAGAATGAAGCCAGCCATCCCTGACCTGCCCAGCCTCTCCCACTACCCTCCAGCTCTCACCCTGGACCTCTTCCCCGGGGACCCGGGGCTTTTCTGTGGCCTTGGCCCTCATGGTGGACCAGCCCCCCACAGCCTGactgctgccagcacagggcccaccaAACGACCCACGGTCCCCAGCACCTCCTCCCAACAGCACAAGGCACCCATGGGCTTCAAATcaagtttaataaataaaacagcaaggGATTCAAGGCAGTTATCACTTCACAGTGTGGTCCTTGGTGGGGTGAGGGAAGGTCGAGGCCAACTCTGCAGACGGGCTCGAGCCAAAACCCTCTCCTGGTGACACCCGGGGGTTGGGGAGCACTGCCCTGGCCCCATGGAGGACCCCACTCCAATTTgtaaacagaaacataaataaaatgaggaaagctGGGAAAGAGAAGGACCGGGCCCCCAAACCATCTTGCTGGGGAGCTTCAACAGAAATATGACCCACGGGGTCAGGGGAACGGACTGGAGCCAGCCCCCTCGGTGCCTTGGtaccaagggggtgggggggggcggggggtcacCTGTCCCCTCGACCCCACCCCCGAGGCTACTCCTGGCTGGAGAGAGGGGGTAGGCAGGTGTGGGGTAAAGTGCGGCTTTTCCTGACGAGGAGAGCAGGGTGGAGGTCGAGGGTGGGCGGGGCCGACATCGAGGTATATGGCTCTGTGCCCCAAGGGGTTTGGCACCGAGTAGCAGCTGCCCACGACCCCCGAGCTGGGGCAGCCTGAGGCCCTGCCAGGTGCAGGGAGACAGAGCCAAGCGGAGGGCCGAGGGTGCCCCGGGCGGAGGCTGCTGGTGGGGCAGCATCCCGCCCCATCTCCCACCTCCCCGATGGGGCAGGGACACCTTCCTCTGCTGGCTAGACGGGGCCGGGCCCTCTGCATCCAGCTGCCTGGCGGGTCCTGCGGTGGGGGCAGCGGCCTGGACAGCACAAACAGTGGTGCTGGGCACTGAGAGCGCCAGTCTGTGTgtgaggagggcagggcagcGTCCCAGCCACCGCTCACCCCCGTCCTTGACGCGTTCTGAAGCAGAGGCGGCGTGACCCGGGAcccacgaggaggggaggggtcgGGAAGACTGGCAGAGGCAGGCCCCGCGGTGGCCCCGCGTCCTGTCCGGGCCACACGTGCCGCCCACGGCCAGAGCTCAACACGTCATCACGTTACAGCTGCAGGGGAGAGACCGAGAGAGGGTGAGGGTCAGTCCAGTCCCACCGAAGGCACGGCCTCGGCGCCGTGGGCTGAAACCGTGGCTCCCGACCTTGCCGCCCCCAGCAGACCGTGTTTTCACTCGTGCTGGCTGACAGGCTCCCCAAGGCAGCACTGTCCTTGGCGCCTGGGGAGGGCTGGTggccggggcaggggtgggaggagcctGGCACTGGCCCCGTTTGTACCTTTTTGGGTTTTGAACCATATGAGTGTATTACctagtcaaaaaaataaataagccaaattaaaagtagagaataaaagtaaagaaaccaACAGAGCCTGCTCCACATGGCCATGCCATCCTCGGGCCCTCGGGGCACATCCCTCCCCTCTCCAAAGCTCAGCCTAAGGCTGGGGGACACTCCAGCTGGGCATGGGGACCCGGGGCAGGGGCCGCACTCACTGTGACAGGGGCTCCGAGTGCAGCCCGGGGGCTGGGCACGCTGGGTGGGCGGCCAGGAAGGGATTCACGTCCCCAATGCCGATGAGTCCAAACTCAGTGACCGACAAGGACACCTGTGCTGGGGCCACAGCCTCCTCAGACTCTCCATTCATATCCACGTGGCTAGAGATGAGGGGCAGCTCCTCGGGGAGGGCCCCCGGCAGGGCCAAGTCCACAGCCAATCTCGGGCTGGTGCTGGGCTCCGGAGTGGCTGTGGCCGGGGGGTAGAAGGCTGGTTCGGCCAGGGCTGGGGGCCGCCTGGGCAGGGGCACAGCTGGGGGCGTGTCCAGCTGCTGAAACGGACAAGGCCCTGGCTCCGAGGACGGGAGGCTGTCGGAGCTCTCCCCAGGCTCACCAAGACTGCCGGCCGCGCTGTCTACGCTCAGCGGCTCTGCGGGGGAGAACACAGCTGAGGCCGGGCCCCCAATGGCACCCCACACCAGCCCTCCTGGGACCCAGAGCCATCCTGGCTCAGGTGCACTCAGTTAAAATCACACTTATGCCTCCTACAACCTGTGCAGGGCTCCTGCCCAATCTTTGCGGGGCCCAGCAAAGCCTGTGGACCCCTCTGCAAAAAGGCGTTTTCatgcaaagacagaaaatacatacAGACACAAAGGAAACCGGTCGTACTGAAACTGTGTGCCTGGGCAACCTGCCCTGGGAAGTACTGACCCCCATTTTTTAAACCAGATCAGAACGAAACAGGTTCAAAGGAAAACGCCTGGATGCAAAGTACAGCTAaacatggaatttgagaaaccttTGTGCACAGGTTCATGACGAGCAGTCCCGGGGGGTAGGTAGATGTGGTCCCCCTTTCAGACAAACCATGAAACCTGCCAGATTCAGGAACGAGGGACGATCTAAAGCCCACAGGACCACAGGCTCCCAGAACCAAGGTCCCCACCGTTATCTCTGTGGCCTCTGTCAGAAACTCAGTCCTGAGCCAGACCCTGTCTTGCTCTCGTGTGGCCCTAAGCCCAGGATGCCAGAGAGGCTTGGACACCCATCTGACCTCCCACATGGCACCTGGGGCCTGCAGAGGGGCCCCCACTTCAGGCCGTGGGGCACAAAGTTCCCCTCCACGTAACAAGTCCCCACGGTCACTCGTGCATGTGGCTGCCCACGTATGGTAACGTACTGGGGTAGATGGGCACCGGCTGGCTCCCCGAGCCCAGCCCTGAGAGCTCCTGGGGCCCATGTCAGGGCACCAGTGAGGAGGGGGCTCCCCCAAGAGCAGGGACCCACCCCGTATTCTCACCTGTGTGCATCCGTGCCAGGGGGTCCTGCTCAGAGCCCAGGCTGTCGGCAGTAGGGGGCAGAGGCGGTGAGGAGTGGGGGCGGCCATCAGGGTCACTGCTGTCCAGGTCCTGGTCTACATCCCTGTGGGGGGAGCATACGGTGAGGGGCTGTGGGAGACACAGCCTCAGGTGGGAGGTGTCCGCCTGGGATGCCCACCCCCGGCACGCACGTGGCTCCGGACGGGCCGTATTTCCTCCGGCCCAGCCTCGTCTGCTGCGAGAAGTAGTCGTAGCGCTCGGACTTCTTCCACAGGTAGTAGTACTCCACACATTCGCCCACGGACCGCGTGCGTACCTGCGAGCGAGCCCAGCGGTCACCGTGGCCCCCAGACCCCACTGTCCTCACCTGCCAGCCCCTTCTGCCTCCAGAACAGCAGGGACAGGTCCTGGCCCCTGTCGCTCCTGGACAAAGCAAGACTCTGCCTGCAGCCCCCATCGCCTGCTTCCAACCCGCCCCCGGGGGGGCATCCCCTCTCCTGAAGCAGGACGGCGCCCCATCCCACCACCTAACTGGTGTGGAGCCAGAACCCCATTACTCACCCCAGATCCACACATCCAGTGCCCACCTCCCTCACTCCAGACCACTAGCTCCCAAAGGCAGCGGCATCCACCTTGTCGCCCAGCAGAGAGGGGAGCAAAGGTGCTGGTGCAGACACAGGGACGGAAGCCTGCTTTTCCCACCAAGTGCAAAGGGTCACGAACAGCAGGGGAGAGCTGCCCACGAGTGCAAACCAGACACCACTAAGGCACACGCCACGGGTTCATGAACCCAGCTCAACACCACAACAGGGAAAAGCGAAAATAACTTTGTGTGTATGGTATCCCGGGAAGGGAAGCACACAAATACGTCTGGCGGGGAGCTGGACCCTCCACTTACAAAACCTCTCGTGGGGAAGaaaagtcacaggaatgaaaTGTACAACCCAGGGAACATGGTCAACGAAGCGTAACAAGGTTACAGAGCAACAGAAAGTGACTATGTTACTGGCGTGAGTGCTGACTGATGCACAGAACTGTCCAACCCAAAA
It includes:
- the LOC125918372 gene encoding mesoderm induction early response protein 2-like, whose translation is WGCEWSRYPHPGGSVNVPDIPHPSGGVSAPGIPIPMGVGQVGRVSVASPQALYELVKCNFNAEEALRRLRFNVKVIRDGFCAWSEEECRNFEHGFRVHGKNFHLIQANKVRTRSVGECVEYYYLWKKSERYDYFSQQTRLGRRKYGPSGATDVDQDLDSSDPDGRPHSSPPLPPTADSLGSEQDPLARMHTEPLSVDSAAGSLGEPGESSDSLPSSEPGPCPFQQLDTPPAVPLPRRPPALAEPAFYPPATATPEPSTSPRLAVDLALPGALPEELPLISSHVDMNGESEEAVAPAQVSLSVTEFGLIGIGDVNPFLAAHPACPAPGLHSEPLSHCNVMTC